Below is a window of Methylosinus sp. PW1 DNA.
ATGTCTGAATTTCTCACCACGCGTGAGCTCGCCGCGCTGCTGCGCGTCAAGGAGCGCAAGGTTTATGATCTCGCCGCGGAAGGCGCCTTGCCGGTGCGCCGCGTCACCGGCAAGCTGCTGTTTCCCCGCCTCGAGATCGAGGAGTGGCTGGCCGCGGGAGCGAGCGGCCGGGCTCCGCGCGGCGAAGGCTCGGCGACACGCCCGCTCGTCGTCGCCGGCGGCCATGATCCGCTGCTCGAATGGGCGTTGCGCGAATCGCGCTGCGGCGTCGCGGCGCTGCTCGACGGCGCGCTGGACGGGCTGGAGCGCGCCGCCGCGGGCGGCTGCATCGCCGCCGGGCTGCATATTCCAGAGCCCGACGACGGCTGGAATGTCGAGACGGTGGAGCGCCGGCTCGCGGGAGAGCCGGTCGTCGTCGTGGAATGGGCCAAGCGCCGCCGCGGGCTGATGTTTCGCAAGAGCCTCTCCCGGCGCATCGACGGGCTCGCCGATGTGCGCGATCTCGCCTTTCAATCACGCCAGCCCGAGGCCGGCAGCGAGCTCGTCCTCACCCAGCTGCTCACGCAGGCGGGGATGAAGCGCGAGCATCTGCGCCTCGTTCCCGCCGTCGAGCGCTCGGAAACCGATCTCGCCTCCGCCATCGCCGCCGGCGGCGCCGACGTCGGCCTCGGCCTCGAGGCCTGCGCGCGCCAGTTCGGCCTCGATTTCGCGCCGCAGATCGTCGAGCGCTTCGATCTCGTGGTCTGGCGCAAGGCCTATTTCGATCCGCCATGGCAGACGCTCATGCGCTTTTGCGCGAGCGAGGCGTTTCAGGAGCGCGCCGCGCGGCTCGGCGGCTATGACATCTCGCAATTGGGCGCCGTGCGCTTCAACGCGGATTAGAGCGTTTCCGGCCGAAGTGGACGCCGGTTCGGCGCTTGAAACGCGTCAAAACAAAGACTCTGGCAGAGCGCGCGCTGGCGCCCGCCTTGCTGTATCGCTGAAGGAATAGGAGGAGAGACAATGTCAGCTTCCACCGAAGCGACCGCCG
It encodes the following:
- a CDS encoding helix-turn-helix transcriptional regulator, translated to MSEFLTTRELAALLRVKERKVYDLAAEGALPVRRVTGKLLFPRLEIEEWLAAGASGRAPRGEGSATRPLVVAGGHDPLLEWALRESRCGVAALLDGALDGLERAAAGGCIAAGLHIPEPDDGWNVETVERRLAGEPVVVVEWAKRRRGLMFRKSLSRRIDGLADVRDLAFQSRQPEAGSELVLTQLLTQAGMKREHLRLVPAVERSETDLASAIAAGGADVGLGLEACARQFGLDFAPQIVERFDLVVWRKAYFDPPWQTLMRFCASEAFQERAARLGGYDISQLGAVRFNAD